In the Juglans microcarpa x Juglans regia isolate MS1-56 chromosome 6D, Jm3101_v1.0, whole genome shotgun sequence genome, one interval contains:
- the LOC121234196 gene encoding protein NLP7-like isoform X2, which translates to MDYLTLPLCQFGETISRKQCTTKMGGPEEQNSGFPPKSPGPTVEVEEEEDRFEALVMDPDDFDGSWPLDQISLFSDHNHENNDNNLPMSPLCLSCSDQAFSPLWAFLDGNDYATHATSALPDCSGLLSGTPICIAERPMVNNDGKQRLPSPLSELMPLDNPDGYCAIKERMTQALRTFKDLTEQNVLAQVWVPVKNGSRYSLTTSGQPFVIVSHINGLHQYRMVSQMYMFPVDEETDGLPGLPGRVFQKRVPEWTPNVQFYSMLEYPRRNHAQNYNVHGTLALPMTEPSGQSCVAVLELIMTSAKINYAPEFDKVCKALEIRNEGRQNALAEILGILTVVCETHKLPLAQTWVPCRHRNILAHGGGLKKSCTSFDGSCMAQVCMSTTDVALYVVDAHMWRFREACVQHHLQKGQGVAGRAFSSHNSCFCGNVTLFCKTDYPLVHYARMFGLASCFAICLRSTHTGDDDYILEFFLPRGISDFYEQQILLGSLLATMKQHFQSLKVASGIELEEEVSVEIVQVSTDERIDSRLESVRIPPSTKSPPGPDGLPNMGDMVQVDSSKQQLMVHLNDIDYNGAGSLNKFSPSENKEMRKTSERKRGKTEKSVSLEVLQQYFAGSLKDAAKSLGVCPTTMKRICRQHGISRWPSRKINKVNRSLSKLKRVIESVQGAEGAFGLSSIHPSPLPARSNQQTSPCFKPSEPREMNESPTPKNNHQQDDMGDQLQGERMLCPEKLVHDHSRFPPEVDKGSSRSKSRSSSYEESAGSPTSHGSCQVSPPNKSTVPAKHPCVSSINEQCVNVGGSPELAYPTTSPLNMSATYSIPDVLLMTEPQETFEGMLIEDSGSSKDLRNLCPSVADALLDEQVPEFCSTNPLCPNMAPNQSMAPLAHTMPHDRARKEMKSLTVKATYREDIIRFRISLGSCILELKEEVTKRLKLEVGTFEIKYLDDDHEWVLIACDADLLECMDISRLSGFNTIRLLVQDIMSNMGTSCESSGE; encoded by the exons ATGGATTACCTCACCCTCCCCCTCTGTCAATTCGGTGAAACTATATCCCGGAAACAGTGTACGACGAAAATGGGCGGGCCGGAGGAACAGAACTCCGGCTTCCCTCCCAAGTCACCGGGACCAACAGTAGAGGTAGAGGAAGAGGAGGACAGATTCGAGGCGTTGGTCATGGACCCGGATGATTTTGATGGTTCCTGGCCGTTGGATCAGATCTCCTTATTCTCCGACCACAACCACGAAAATAACGATAATAATCTCCCCATGTCTCCGCTCTGCCTCTCCTGCTCCGACCAGGCCTTTTCTCCTCTCTGGGCTTTCCTCGATGGAAACGACTACGCAACGCATGCAACCTCAGCTCTCCCGGACTGCTCGGGTTTGCTATCCG GTACTCCCATTTGTATAGCTGAAAGGCCAATGGTGAATAATGACGGTAAGCAAAGACTTCCATCTCCACTTAGTGAGCTGATGCCCCTGGACAATCCAGATGGGTATTGTGCCATCAAGGAGAGGATGACACAGGCACTTCGTACTTTCAAAGATTTGACGGAACAAAATGTTCTTGCTCAAGTTTGGGTACCTGTAAAGAATGGGAGTCGGTATTCGCTCACGACTTCAGGGCAGCCTTTTGTTATTGTTTCTCATATCAATGGACTTCATCAGTATAGGATGGTCTCTCAGATGTACATGTTTCCCGTGGATGAGGAGACCGATGGACTCCCTGGACTTCCTGGCCGTGTTTTCCAGAAAAGAGTACCGGAATGGACTCCAAATGTGCAGTTTTACTCCATGCTGGAATATCCACGTCGTAATCATGCCCAGAATTACAATGTTCATGGAACCTTGGCATTGCCTATGACTGAGCCTTCTGGCCAGTCCTGTGTTGCTGTGCTTGAGCTCATCATGACTTCAGCAAAGATCAATTATGCACCTGAATTTGATAAAGTCTGCAAAGCACTTGAG ATCCGTAATGAAGGTCGCCAGAATGCACTGGCTGAGATTTTGGGGATATTGACTGTGGTGTGTGAAACTCACAAATTACCTTTGGCTCAGACTTGGGTTCCATGCAGGCATCGTAATATTCTGGCCCATGGTGGTGGTTTGAAGAAGAGCTGTACTAGCTTTGATGGTAGTTGCATGGCACAAGTCTGCATGTCAACAACTGATGTGGCATTGTATGTTGTAGATGCTCACATGTGGCGATTCCGGGAGGCCTGTGTTCAGCATCACCTGCAAAAGGGTCAGGGAGTTGCTGGGAGAGCATTTTCGTCTCATAATTCATGTTTCTGTGGAAACGTTACCCTATTCTGCAAAACTGATTACCCCTTAGTTCACTATGCACGAATGTTTGGGCTAGCCAGCTGTTTTGCAATCTGCTTACGGAGCACTCATACTGGAGATGATGATTACATTCTCGAATTTTTTCTGCCCCGTGGCATCTCAGATTTCTATGAACAACAGATATTATTGGGCTCCTTACTGGCAACCATGAAACAGCATTTCCAGAGTCTTAAGGTTGCTTCAGGTATTGAACTTGAAGAGGAAGTATCTGTTGAAATCGTTCAAGTTTCTACGGACGAAAGAATTGATTCAAGACTTGAATCCGTACGAATACCCCCATCTACGAAATCACCTCCTGGGCCTGATGGCTTGCCGAATATGGGAGACATGGTGCAGGTAGATTCATCAAAACAACAGTTAATGGTGCACTTGAATGACATAGATTATAATGGTGCTGGAAGCCTCAATAAGTTTTCTCCCTCAGAGAATAAGGAGATGAGAAAAACGTCAGAGAGAAAACGTGGAAAAACTGAGAAATCAGTTAGTCTTGAAGTTCTCCAACAATATTTTGCTGGTAGTCTTAAAGATGCTGCAAAGAGCCTtggtg TTTGCCCTACTACGATGAAGCGCATCTGTAGGCAGCACGGGATCTCCCGATGGCCTTCTCGCAAGATCAACAAGGTCAACCGTTCCCTCTCTAAGCTAAAGCGTGTAATTGAATCTGTTCAAGGTGCTGAAGGAGCATTTGGTTTAAGTTCTATCCACCCCAGTCCACTTCCTGCCAGATCCAATCAACAAACATCACCATGCTTTAAACCCTCTGAACCTCGGGAAATGAATGAATCACCAACACCAAAAAACAATCATCAACAGGATGACATGGGAGATCAATTGCAAGGAGAGAGAATGCTTTGTCCGGAGAAACTTGTTCATGATCATAGTAGGTTTCCCCCAGAGGTCGATAAAGGCTCAAGCAGGTCCAAATCAAGGAGTAGCTCGTATGAAGAAAGTGCGGGCAGCCCAACTTCTCACGGTTCATGCCAAGTTAGTCCCCCAAATAAAAGCACAGTACCGGCAAAGCATCCATGCGTTTCTTCCATCAATGAGCAATGCGTTAATGTAGGGGGCTCCCCTGAATTGGCATATCCAACTACAAGTCCACTAAATATGTCAGCTACATACTCAATACCTGATGTTCTTTTGATGACAGAACCTCAAGAAACATTTGAAGGAATGCTGATTGAGGATTCTGGAAGTTCAAAAGATTTGAGAAATCTGTGTCCTTCAGTTGCAGATGCTCTGTTGGATGAGCAGGTCCCAGAATTTTGTTCGACAAACCCTCTATGTCCCAATATGGCTCCCAACCAATCCATGGCTCCCCTTGCTCACACGATGCCACACGATAGAGCTAGGAAGGAGATGAAGAGCCTGACAGTGAAGGCAACATATAGAGAAGATATCATCAGGTTTCGCATCTCCTTGGGTTCGTGTATTTTGGAGTTGAAAGAAGAAGTGACAAAGAGGTTGAAACTGGAGGTGGGTACATTTGAGATCAAGTATCTCGATGATGATCATGAGTGGGTATTGATAGCCTGTGATGCTGACCTGCTGGAGTGTATGGATATTTCAAGATTGTCGGGCTTTAATACAATCAGGCTTTTGGTTCAAGATATAATGTCCAATATGGGGACCTCCTGTGAGAGCTCTGGGGAGTGA
- the LOC121234196 gene encoding protein NLP7-like isoform X1, with product MDYLTLPLCQFGETISRKQCTTKMGGPEEQNSGFPPKSPGPTVEVEEEEDRFEALVMDPDDFDGSWPLDQISLFSDHNHENNDNNLPMSPLCLSCSDQAFSPLWAFLDGNDYATHATSALPDCSGLLSGTPICIAERPMVNNDGKQRLPSPLSELMPLDNPDGYCAIKERMTQALRTFKDLTEQNVLAQVWVPVKNGSRYSLTTSGQPFVIVSHINGLHQYRMVSQMYMFPVDEETDGLPGLPGRVFQKRVPEWTPNVQFYSMLEYPRRNHAQNYNVHGTLALPMTEPSGQSCVAVLELIMTSAKINYAPEFDKVCKALETVNLKSSKILDCPNTLIRNEGRQNALAEILGILTVVCETHKLPLAQTWVPCRHRNILAHGGGLKKSCTSFDGSCMAQVCMSTTDVALYVVDAHMWRFREACVQHHLQKGQGVAGRAFSSHNSCFCGNVTLFCKTDYPLVHYARMFGLASCFAICLRSTHTGDDDYILEFFLPRGISDFYEQQILLGSLLATMKQHFQSLKVASGIELEEEVSVEIVQVSTDERIDSRLESVRIPPSTKSPPGPDGLPNMGDMVQVDSSKQQLMVHLNDIDYNGAGSLNKFSPSENKEMRKTSERKRGKTEKSVSLEVLQQYFAGSLKDAAKSLGVCPTTMKRICRQHGISRWPSRKINKVNRSLSKLKRVIESVQGAEGAFGLSSIHPSPLPARSNQQTSPCFKPSEPREMNESPTPKNNHQQDDMGDQLQGERMLCPEKLVHDHSRFPPEVDKGSSRSKSRSSSYEESAGSPTSHGSCQVSPPNKSTVPAKHPCVSSINEQCVNVGGSPELAYPTTSPLNMSATYSIPDVLLMTEPQETFEGMLIEDSGSSKDLRNLCPSVADALLDEQVPEFCSTNPLCPNMAPNQSMAPLAHTMPHDRARKEMKSLTVKATYREDIIRFRISLGSCILELKEEVTKRLKLEVGTFEIKYLDDDHEWVLIACDADLLECMDISRLSGFNTIRLLVQDIMSNMGTSCESSGE from the exons ATGGATTACCTCACCCTCCCCCTCTGTCAATTCGGTGAAACTATATCCCGGAAACAGTGTACGACGAAAATGGGCGGGCCGGAGGAACAGAACTCCGGCTTCCCTCCCAAGTCACCGGGACCAACAGTAGAGGTAGAGGAAGAGGAGGACAGATTCGAGGCGTTGGTCATGGACCCGGATGATTTTGATGGTTCCTGGCCGTTGGATCAGATCTCCTTATTCTCCGACCACAACCACGAAAATAACGATAATAATCTCCCCATGTCTCCGCTCTGCCTCTCCTGCTCCGACCAGGCCTTTTCTCCTCTCTGGGCTTTCCTCGATGGAAACGACTACGCAACGCATGCAACCTCAGCTCTCCCGGACTGCTCGGGTTTGCTATCCG GTACTCCCATTTGTATAGCTGAAAGGCCAATGGTGAATAATGACGGTAAGCAAAGACTTCCATCTCCACTTAGTGAGCTGATGCCCCTGGACAATCCAGATGGGTATTGTGCCATCAAGGAGAGGATGACACAGGCACTTCGTACTTTCAAAGATTTGACGGAACAAAATGTTCTTGCTCAAGTTTGGGTACCTGTAAAGAATGGGAGTCGGTATTCGCTCACGACTTCAGGGCAGCCTTTTGTTATTGTTTCTCATATCAATGGACTTCATCAGTATAGGATGGTCTCTCAGATGTACATGTTTCCCGTGGATGAGGAGACCGATGGACTCCCTGGACTTCCTGGCCGTGTTTTCCAGAAAAGAGTACCGGAATGGACTCCAAATGTGCAGTTTTACTCCATGCTGGAATATCCACGTCGTAATCATGCCCAGAATTACAATGTTCATGGAACCTTGGCATTGCCTATGACTGAGCCTTCTGGCCAGTCCTGTGTTGCTGTGCTTGAGCTCATCATGACTTCAGCAAAGATCAATTATGCACCTGAATTTGATAAAGTCTGCAAAGCACTTGAG ACAGTAAATCTGAAAAGTTCCAAGATATTGGATTGTCCAAACACACTG ATCCGTAATGAAGGTCGCCAGAATGCACTGGCTGAGATTTTGGGGATATTGACTGTGGTGTGTGAAACTCACAAATTACCTTTGGCTCAGACTTGGGTTCCATGCAGGCATCGTAATATTCTGGCCCATGGTGGTGGTTTGAAGAAGAGCTGTACTAGCTTTGATGGTAGTTGCATGGCACAAGTCTGCATGTCAACAACTGATGTGGCATTGTATGTTGTAGATGCTCACATGTGGCGATTCCGGGAGGCCTGTGTTCAGCATCACCTGCAAAAGGGTCAGGGAGTTGCTGGGAGAGCATTTTCGTCTCATAATTCATGTTTCTGTGGAAACGTTACCCTATTCTGCAAAACTGATTACCCCTTAGTTCACTATGCACGAATGTTTGGGCTAGCCAGCTGTTTTGCAATCTGCTTACGGAGCACTCATACTGGAGATGATGATTACATTCTCGAATTTTTTCTGCCCCGTGGCATCTCAGATTTCTATGAACAACAGATATTATTGGGCTCCTTACTGGCAACCATGAAACAGCATTTCCAGAGTCTTAAGGTTGCTTCAGGTATTGAACTTGAAGAGGAAGTATCTGTTGAAATCGTTCAAGTTTCTACGGACGAAAGAATTGATTCAAGACTTGAATCCGTACGAATACCCCCATCTACGAAATCACCTCCTGGGCCTGATGGCTTGCCGAATATGGGAGACATGGTGCAGGTAGATTCATCAAAACAACAGTTAATGGTGCACTTGAATGACATAGATTATAATGGTGCTGGAAGCCTCAATAAGTTTTCTCCCTCAGAGAATAAGGAGATGAGAAAAACGTCAGAGAGAAAACGTGGAAAAACTGAGAAATCAGTTAGTCTTGAAGTTCTCCAACAATATTTTGCTGGTAGTCTTAAAGATGCTGCAAAGAGCCTtggtg TTTGCCCTACTACGATGAAGCGCATCTGTAGGCAGCACGGGATCTCCCGATGGCCTTCTCGCAAGATCAACAAGGTCAACCGTTCCCTCTCTAAGCTAAAGCGTGTAATTGAATCTGTTCAAGGTGCTGAAGGAGCATTTGGTTTAAGTTCTATCCACCCCAGTCCACTTCCTGCCAGATCCAATCAACAAACATCACCATGCTTTAAACCCTCTGAACCTCGGGAAATGAATGAATCACCAACACCAAAAAACAATCATCAACAGGATGACATGGGAGATCAATTGCAAGGAGAGAGAATGCTTTGTCCGGAGAAACTTGTTCATGATCATAGTAGGTTTCCCCCAGAGGTCGATAAAGGCTCAAGCAGGTCCAAATCAAGGAGTAGCTCGTATGAAGAAAGTGCGGGCAGCCCAACTTCTCACGGTTCATGCCAAGTTAGTCCCCCAAATAAAAGCACAGTACCGGCAAAGCATCCATGCGTTTCTTCCATCAATGAGCAATGCGTTAATGTAGGGGGCTCCCCTGAATTGGCATATCCAACTACAAGTCCACTAAATATGTCAGCTACATACTCAATACCTGATGTTCTTTTGATGACAGAACCTCAAGAAACATTTGAAGGAATGCTGATTGAGGATTCTGGAAGTTCAAAAGATTTGAGAAATCTGTGTCCTTCAGTTGCAGATGCTCTGTTGGATGAGCAGGTCCCAGAATTTTGTTCGACAAACCCTCTATGTCCCAATATGGCTCCCAACCAATCCATGGCTCCCCTTGCTCACACGATGCCACACGATAGAGCTAGGAAGGAGATGAAGAGCCTGACAGTGAAGGCAACATATAGAGAAGATATCATCAGGTTTCGCATCTCCTTGGGTTCGTGTATTTTGGAGTTGAAAGAAGAAGTGACAAAGAGGTTGAAACTGGAGGTGGGTACATTTGAGATCAAGTATCTCGATGATGATCATGAGTGGGTATTGATAGCCTGTGATGCTGACCTGCTGGAGTGTATGGATATTTCAAGATTGTCGGGCTTTAATACAATCAGGCTTTTGGTTCAAGATATAATGTCCAATATGGGGACCTCCTGTGAGAGCTCTGGGGAGTGA
- the LOC121234197 gene encoding bidirectional sugar transporter SWEET4-like — MVSADAARTVVGVLGNLISLSLFLSPVPTFVQIWKKGSVEQYSAAPYLATLLNCMAWTLYGVPMVHPHSTLVVTINGTGTAIELAYIILFLIYSDPQKRLRVLLFVLVEFIFISVLTVLILTLAHTPKERSMIVGIVCIAFSVMMYAAPLTIMKLVIYTKSVEYMPFFLSFASVANGLAWTAYALIRFDPFIAVPNAVGALFGIAQLVLYATFYRSTKRQIAARKLSKGVLDMSEVVVAADQDDSKKKKEGSARHQNDGSATATATATA; from the exons ATGGTTTCTGCAGATGCTGCTCGAACAGTAGTTGGTGTTCTAG gaaacctGATCTCCCTCTCCTTGTTCTTGTCCCCGGT GCCAACTTTTGTTCAAATATGGAAGAAAGGTTCAGTAGAGCAATACTCAGCAGCACCATACCTAGCGACCCTACTCAACTGCATGGCCTGGACCTTGTACGGAGTGCCCATGGTGCATCCCCACAGCACACTGGTGGTGACCATTAATGGAACGGGGACAGCCATCGAGCTCGCATACATAATCCTCTTCTTGATCTACTCTGACCCTCAAAAGAGGCTGAGAGTTTTGCTTTTTGTGCTCGTTGAATTCATATTCATCAGCGTTCTCACTGTTTTAATTCTAACTCTAGCCCATACGCCCAAGGAACGCTCTATGATTGTCGGCATCGTATGCATTGCGTTCAGCGTCATGATGTATGCTGCGCCATTGACTATCATG AAATTGGTGATATACACAAAAAGCGTGGAGTACATGCCATTCTTCCTCTCCTTCGCTTCCGTCGCCAATGGTCTTGCTTGGACTGCTTACGCTCTTATCCGTTTCGACCCCTTTATTGCT GTACCCAACGCAGTGGGAGCACTGTTCGGCATAGCCCAGCTGGTTCTCTATGCGACCTTTTACAGATCCACAAAACGACAGATTGCAGCTAGGAAATTAAGCAAAGGGGTGTTGGATATGTctgaggtggtggtggccgCTGATCAAGATGACtctaagaagaagaaggaaggcaGTGCTAGACATCAAAATGATGGATCTGCAACTGCTACTGCTACTGCTACTGCTTAA